A genomic stretch from Candidatus Methylomirabilota bacterium includes:
- a CDS encoding VOC family protein, protein MMINVKNIGHVVLKVRDLERAARFYRDVLGLKEVARGTFGRPMVFFSATGENHHDIALFDIGPAGAPPDENGAGLYHVALKIGNSLDELRRAKAHLEANGITRLRVRDHRVSQSIYLSDPDGNRLELYVDADATIWHEDPSAVATSVPLEL, encoded by the coding sequence ATGATGATCAACGTGAAGAACATCGGGCACGTCGTGCTCAAAGTGAGGGATCTTGAGCGGGCGGCACGGTTCTATCGCGACGTGCTCGGGCTCAAGGAGGTGGCCCGCGGGACGTTCGGACGGCCGATGGTGTTCTTCTCGGCGACCGGCGAGAATCACCACGACATTGCGCTGTTCGACATCGGCCCCGCCGGCGCACCTCCCGATGAGAACGGAGCGGGGCTGTACCACGTTGCGCTCAAGATTGGCAACAGCCTTGATGAACTCCGCCGGGCGAAAGCCCACCTGGAGGCGAACGGAATCACACGCCTGCGGGTGAGGGACCACCGGGTCAGCCAATCCATCTACCTGTCAGACCCGGACGGCAACCGGCTCGAGCTCTACGTTGACGCGGATGCCACGATCTGGCACGAAGATCCCTCGGCAGTGGCGACCTCGGTTCCGCTGGAGCTCTGA